The Glycine soja cultivar W05 chromosome 3, ASM419377v2, whole genome shotgun sequence genome window below encodes:
- the LOC114406066 gene encoding TMV resistance protein N-like isoform X2, with product MSSASSYDSDLHDEEMEMDFLRERYEEDNRSYDVFLSFRGEDTRASFTSHLYTALHDAGVFVFKDDETLPRGNKISPWLQLAIEESRVSVVVFSRNYAESRWCLKELEKIMECHRTTGHVVVPVFYDVDPSEVRHQTGHFGTAFRNLENRLLKVEVEGLQRWWETLAEAAGISGLSVVRYCNLRREVGDKICLLAQHWREALREAAGILGDSVSDLGEMDIASKIDYFVERWRDGLCVATRIPWRGMLIAEKLIDLLVKHWRETLCEALCEAVGFSDGADLYYREIEMVYKIEQLVVNWSTALCEAAGSISGGAHLNSKGGKFANEISLLMKHWREAHCEHSGIPLAFLLNFSVEEEIIRDFKDLMMSWKEALREAAGISRVVVLNYRGKVKIAAKEINILVKHWAEALCEAASISGIVVLNSRNESEAIKTIVENVTRLLDKTELFVADNPVGVEPRVQEMIELIDQKQSNDVLVLGMWGMGGIGKTTIAKAIYNKIGRNFEGKSFLAHIREVWEQDAGQVYLQEQLLFDIEKDTNTKIRDVDSGKVMLKERLRHKRVLLILDDVNNLHQLNVLCGSREWFGSGSRIIITTRDMHILRGRRVDKVFRMKGMNEDESIELFSWHAFKQASPREDFIELSRNVVAYSAGLPLALEVLGSYLFDMEVTEWKNVLEKLKKIPNGEVQEKLKISYDGLTDDTEKGIFLDIACFFIGMDRNDVIHILNGCGLCAENGIRVLVERSLVTVDYKNKLGMHDLLRDMGREIIRSKTPMELEERSRLWVHEDALDVLSKETGTKAIEGLALKLPRTNTKCLSTKAFKEMKKLRLLQLAGVQLVGDFKYLSKDLRWLCWHGFPLACIPTNLYQGSLVSIELENSNVNLLWKEAQVMEKLKILNLSHSHYLTQTPDFSNLPNLEKLLLIDCPRLSEISYTIGHLNKVLLINFQDCISLRKLPRSIYKLKSLKALILSGCLKIDKLEEDLEQMESLTTLIADKTAITRVPFSIVRSKRIGYISLCGYEGFSRDVFPSIIWSWMSPTNSLSSRVQTFLDVSSLVSLDVPNSSSNHLSYISKDLPLLQSLCIECGSELQLSIDAANILDALYATNFEELESTAATSQMHNMNVLTLIECNNQVHNLGSKNFRRSLLIQMGTSCQVTNILKQRILQNMATSDGGGCLLPGDSYPDWLTFNSEGSSVTFEIPQVKGRNLKKMMCHVHYSSPENITSDGLKNLLVINHTKAIIQLYKRNALVSFEDEEWQGVLSKIEPANKVQIVVVFWSKLTVYKTTIYLIYEPMNEKIEHSRARNKNVMDSSGDENECVVGTISLQVESIYKPTNDIMEHCHASNKNAIVSSSDENACVVRPFSPQVESIDDLRCVSKKGLIKRLLNKLLSCEYFCNANSENMKNQG from the exons ATGTCTTCTGCCTCCAGTTACGACTCTGATCTCCATGATGAGGAGATGGAGATGGACTTTCTGCGTGAACGGTATGAGGAGGACAACAGAAGCTATGATGTGTTTTTAAGTTTCAGAGGGGAAGACACGCGTGCTTCTTTCACTTCACATCTCTATACCGCTCTTCACGACGCGGGAGTCTTTGTTTTCAAGGATGATGAGACACTTCCAAGGGGAAATAAAATTTCACCCTGGCTGCAGTTAGCAATCGAAGAGTCTCGAGTTTCTGTTGTTGTTTTCTCTAGAAACTATGCAGAGTCGCGGTGGTGTTTGAAAGAGTTGGAGAAAATAATGGAGTGTCATAGAACAACAGGGCATGTGGTAGTGCCAGTGTTCTATGACGTAGATCCCTCTGAAGTACGCCATCAAACAGGCCACTTTGGAACAGCATTTCGAAACCTTGAGAACAGACTTTTAAAAGTGGAAGTGGAAGGGCTGCAACGATGGTGGGAGACGCTTGCTGAGGCCGCTGGCATCTCAGGGCTTTCTGTTGTCCGATATTGCAA TCTTAGAAGGGAGGTTGGTGATAAGATATGTCTCCTCGCGCAGCATTGGAGGGAGGCACTTCGTGAGGCTGCTGGCATCTTGGGGGATTCAGTCTCAGATTTGGG AGAAATGGACATTGCTAGTAAAATAGACTACTTTGTGGAGCGTTGGAGGGACGGACTTTGTGTTGCCACTCGCATCCCGTG GAGAGGAATGTTGATTGCTGAAAAGTTAATAGATCTCCTTGTGAAGCATTGGAGGGAAACACTGTGTGAGGCACTTTGTGAGGCTGTTGGTTTCTCAGATGGTGCAGACTTATATTACAG AGAAATTGAGATGGTTTATAAAATAGAACAGCTTGTGGTGAATTGGAGTACGGCACTTTGCGAGGCTGCAGGTAGCATCTCGGGGGGTGCACACCTAAATTCCAA AGGAGGGAAGTTTGCTAATGAGATAAGCCTCCTCATGAAGCATTGGAGGGAGGCACATTGTGAGCATAGTGGCATCCCATTGGCTTTCCTCTTAAATTTCAG TGTTGAAGAGGAGATCATAAGAGATTTTAAGGACTTAATGATGTCTTGGAAGGAAGCACTTCGTGAGGCTGCTGGCATCTCGAGGGTTGTAGTCCTAAATTACAG GGGAAAAGTGAAGATTGCTGCTAAAGAGATAAACATCCTCGTGAAACATTGGGCAGAGGCACTTTGTGAGGCTGCTAGCATCTCAGGGATTGTAGTCCTAAATTCCAG gaaTGAAAGTGAGGCTATCAAAACCATTGTTGAAAACGTTACGCGTTTGTTAGACAAGACAGAGTTGTTCGTTGCTGATAATCCAGTCGGCGTAGAACCACGAGTCCAGGAAATGATTGAACTAATAGACCAAAAACAATCAAATGATGTTCTAGTACTCGGGATGTGGGGGATGGGAGGCATTGGTAAAACGACTATTGCAAAAGCCATTTACAATAAGATTGGCCGCAATTTTGAGGGAAAAAGCTTCCTCGCACATATTAGGGAAGTTTGGGAGCAAGATGCTGGTCAAGTATATCTACAAGAACAACTTCTATTTGATATCGAAAAAGACACAAACACAAAGATACGTGATGTTGATTCAGGAAAAGTTATGTTGAAAGAACGACTTCGCCATAAAAGGGTACTTCTTATACTTGATGATGTAAATAATTTGCATCAATTGAATGTTTTGTGTGGAAGTCGTGAATGGTTTGGTTCAGGGAGTAGAATAATCATCACAACTAGAGATATGCATATACTTAGAGGGAGAAGAGTTGACAAAGTGTTCAGAATGAAAGGGATGAATGAAGATGAATCTATTGAGCTTTTTAGTTGGCATGCATTTAAGCAAGCAAGTCCAAGAGAAGATTTTATTGAACTTTCTAGAAATGTAGTTGCTTATTCTGCGGGATTGCCACTAGCTCTTGAAGTCCTTGGGTCCTATTTGTTTGATATGGAGGTTACAGAGTGGAAGAATGTATTGGAGAAACTCAAGAAAATTCCTAATGGTGAAGtacaagagaaattaaaaataagctaTGATGGTTTAACTGATGATACAGAGAAAGGAATATTCCTTGATATAGCTTGTTTCTTTATAGGAATGGACCGGAATGATGTTATACATATATTAAATGGTTGTgggctttgtgcagaaaatggAATACGTGTCTTGGTAGAAAGAAGCCTTGTAACTGTAGATTATAAGAACAAGCTTGGAATGCATGATTTGCTGCGAGACATGGGAAGAGAAATCATTCGTTCAAAAACACCAATGGAGCTTGAGGAGCGTAGTAGGTTATGGGTTCATGAAGATGCGCTTGATGTATTATCAAAAGAAACT GGAACAAAAGCTATTGAGGGACTGGCTTTGAAGTTACCAAGAACTAATACAAAATGTTTGAGCACTAAAGCTTTTAAGGAGATGAAAAAACTCAGGTTGCTTCAACTTGCTGGTGTACAACTGGTTGGAGATTTCAAGTATCTTTCCAAAGATCTTAGATGGCTTTGTTGGCATGGATTTCCTTTAGCATGCATACCAACAAACCTTTATCAAGGAAGTCTAGTTTCCATTGAGCTAGAAAACAGCAATGTTAATCTTTTGTGGAAAGAAGCCCAg gtAATGGAGAAGCTGAAAATTCTTAATCTCAGTCATTCTCATTATTTAACACAGACTCCAGACTTTTCAAATTTGCCTAATCTTGAAAAGCTATTACTCATAGATTGTCCAAGGTTGTCCGAGATTTCCTATACCATTGGACATCTCAATAAAGTTCTTCTAATAAATTTTCAAGATTGTATTAGCCTTCGTAAGCTTCCAAGAAGTATCTATAAGTTGAAATCTCTTAAAGCACTCATTCTTTCAGGATGTTTAAAGATTGACAAGTTAGAAGAGGATTTGGAACAAATGGAGTCTTTGACAACCCTTATTGCGGATAAGACTGCAATAACAAGAGTGCCATTTTCAATAGTTAGATCAAAAAGAATTGGATATATCTCTTTGTGCGGCTATGAAGGATTCTCACGTGATGTGTTTCCTTCAATCATTTGGTCTTGGATGTCACCCACAAATAGTCTCTCATCCCGCGTTCAAACATTTCTAGATGTGTCATCTCTCGTTTCTTTAGACGTGCCAAATAGTAGTTCCAATCATCTATCATATATTTCTAAGGACCTTCCACTGCTTCAAAGTCTTTGTATAGAGTGTGGCTCAGAACTTCAACTTTCTATAGATGCTGCAAATATTTTGGATGCTTTATATGCCACAAATTTTGAAGAATTGGAATCAACTGCAGCCACATCGCAAATGCATAATATGAATGTTTTAACATTAATTGAATGCAACAATCAAGTACACAACTTAGGATCAAAAAATTTCAGGAGATCACTTTTAATTCAAATGGGAACGAGTTGTCAAGTCACCAATATTCTGAAACAGAGAATTTTACAG AATATGGCTACTAGTGATGGTGGTGGTTGTTTGCTCCCCGGTGATAGCTATCCTGATTGGTTAACCTTCAACAGCGAAGGTTCATCCGTGACTTTTGAAATCCCTCAAGTGAAAGGGCGTAACTTGAAGAAAATGATGTGCCATGTCCATTATTCTTCCCCGGAAAATATAACTTCAGATGGTTTGAAAAATTTGTTGGTGATAAATCACACAAAGGCCATCATTCAACTTTATAAGAGAAATGCATTAGTCTCCTTTGAAGATGAGGAGTGGCAGGGGGTACTATCAAAAATAGAGCCTGCAAACAAAGTGCAAATTGTTGTTGTCTTCTGGAGCAAATTAACTGTTTACAAGACAACAATTTATCTCATATATGAAccaatgaatgaaaaaatagaGCATTCCCGTGCACGAAATAAGAATGTAATGGATTCTAGTGGTGATGAAAATGAATGTGTTGTTGGGACCATCTCTCTTCAAGTAGAATCCATATATAAGCCAACAAATGACATAATGGAGCATTGCCATGCATCAAATAAGAATGCAATTGTTTCCAGCAGTGATGAAAATGCATGTGTTGTCAGGCCGTTCTCTCCTCAAGTGGAATCCATAGATGACTTAAGGTGTGTTTCAAAAAAAGGCTTGATTAAGCGCTTATTGAATAAGTTATTATCATGTGAATACTTTTGTAATGCAAACtcagaaaatatgaaaaatcaagGTTAA